One Methanobacterium sp. genomic region harbors:
- a CDS encoding flippase, whose product MNTVQRIFKNTGLLLIAYLLSYVFAFLYTIYSARYLGVENFGILSFALAFTGIIGILSDLGLNTLVTREIARDKNIIKEYTGNIITIKLILSLITFGLIILLVNLMGYSLENLYVVYLIALFTLFSNLSMFFYSIFQAFEKMEYQSIGQILNSLLIFTGVIIGITYKFDLLKFALIYFIAGLIVLAYAYSTFTWKFFLSKPKFNWNLSKIIIKSSLPLSLTFIFSLVYFKIDSIILSLIQGNIAVGIYTASYSLMVALTFIPSVFSLSIYPLLSKFHISSKKSLEVSYQKSFKYLFLISLPIAMCTTFLADKIIILIYGTAFAESIIALQILIWTIPPIFLTYMSRTFLISINKENILLKILFICMIINITLNLIFIPYLSYIGASIITVITELTSLGLCFYYISKYICKIQIQDIIIKPILAITITSLLIYYLSVNNINITVITVISLITYFLSLVLFKVFTKNDINLFKKIIKT is encoded by the coding sequence ATGAACACAGTTCAAAGAATATTCAAAAATACAGGATTATTACTCATAGCATATCTATTAAGTTATGTATTTGCTTTTCTGTATACCATATACTCTGCACGTTATCTTGGAGTTGAAAATTTTGGTATTTTATCATTTGCCCTAGCTTTTACTGGAATCATAGGTATTTTAAGCGATTTAGGCCTAAATACACTTGTTACTAGAGAAATAGCAAGAGATAAAAATATTATAAAAGAGTATACAGGAAACATTATAACCATTAAATTAATTTTATCTTTGATTACATTTGGACTAATTATATTACTGGTTAATTTAATGGGTTACTCCCTGGAAAATCTATATGTTGTATATTTAATAGCACTATTTACACTATTTAGTAACCTTTCAATGTTTTTTTATTCAATTTTCCAGGCATTTGAAAAAATGGAATATCAATCTATAGGCCAGATTTTAAATAGTCTTTTGATTTTTACAGGAGTAATTATTGGAATAACCTACAAATTCGATCTTTTAAAATTTGCATTAATCTATTTTATAGCAGGGTTAATTGTTTTAGCATATGCTTATTCAACTTTTACCTGGAAATTTTTTTTATCCAAACCTAAATTTAACTGGAATCTATCCAAAATAATAATTAAGAGTTCACTGCCCCTTTCTTTAACTTTTATTTTTTCATTAGTATATTTTAAAATAGATTCTATAATTTTATCTTTAATACAGGGAAATATAGCAGTTGGAATATATACAGCATCATACAGCTTAATGGTGGCCTTAACATTTATTCCTTCCGTTTTTTCTCTTTCAATTTATCCTCTACTTTCTAAATTCCATATATCATCAAAAAAATCCCTTGAAGTTTCTTATCAGAAATCTTTTAAGTATTTATTTTTGATAAGTTTACCAATTGCAATGTGCACCACTTTCCTGGCTGATAAAATTATTATATTAATATATGGGACCGCGTTTGCTGAGTCAATTATTGCACTTCAAATTCTTATCTGGACTATTCCCCCAATTTTTTTAACATATATGTCCAGGACATTCCTTATATCAATAAATAAAGAGAATATACTTCTAAAAATACTTTTTATATGCATGATCATTAATATAACTTTAAATTTAATCTTTATTCCATATCTTAGTTATATTGGAGCTTCAATAATAACTGTAATTACAGAATTAACCTCTTTAGGACTATGTTTTTATTATATTTCTAAGTACATATGCAAAATTCAAATTCAAGATATTATAATTAAACCCATACTAGCCATAACAATTACTAGCCTATTGATTTATTATTTATCTGTTAATAACATAAATATAACCGTAATAACCGTTATATCGCTCATTACATATTTCTTGAGCTTAGTTTTGTTTAAAGTTTTTACAAAAAATGATATTAATCTGTTTAAAAAAATAATCAAAACTTAA
- a CDS encoding right-handed parallel beta-helix repeat-containing protein, with protein MQNMKKVALLLFSIISILAISGTVSAATLEVGPGHTYSTIQSAINAANSGDKIIVYDNSGAAYTYNENVNINKANLNFSTNGNVTVKASNTNGDTFAVNANNPIISGFTITGATGTTAHSNVGSSGIYVANTYTATILNNIITGNYNGIYTNGGTSTITNNVVNANTHDGISTAGTSTITGNTITNNANGVDVRSGTGTVKSNTITNNRDNGVAVESASASNHATATIQGNEISYNSNNGIYFSKGVGKALSNSITNNGASGIRVVGIISGFPTINFNRILNNRVHGIYLISGIGTLNAENNWWGKNTGPTTGSAVGTDTCDEGTLTTLDASPYIKLRATASPGTINNYQTSQITADLTWNSNNVQPTGGYVPNGMGATYSVNSFYGTVDSPASTTNGKATSTFHANAYTPTQVTAPISVTVDGVTVPVNVVINAVVANIGMTITNNATNSNVNPYDIIKYTLTLHNAGPQDAHNVVLTTVLPLGLAWYSSPDGTWNSTTRTITWVIGTIGNTADIIKTFEVQACNVGAGQCLAPVASENHTEYPGSSTITSNPLYINKSPVAVSVTDNTNGGKVNVGDYVTYTITLHNAGPDNAENVWLKVMPLNFGLTYVSSDGGVYDTSSRSIIWNNLGTIAPGADLVKTFTVLVNINGAGKNVPVNVYQQNAATRAYTTGTDSIYVKKSVLSMTLADNTTGGQAHVGDLITYTVTIHNAGPDDAENVSAQILPLSCGFDFVSCSAGGVYNSTAKTIAWDSLGNVSSGGDVVLTYTVRVNSIIAGKTITSTASACQTGYTTRPKATDTVKIVS; from the coding sequence ATGCAAAATATGAAAAAAGTAGCTTTGCTGCTATTTTCAATAATTTCCATACTCGCTATCAGCGGAACAGTGTCGGCAGCGACACTCGAAGTTGGACCCGGACATACTTATTCTACAATTCAATCAGCGATAAACGCTGCAAATTCTGGAGACAAAATTATTGTCTATGATAACAGCGGTGCAGCTTATACCTACAACGAAAACGTGAATATAAATAAAGCAAATCTTAACTTTTCAACAAATGGAAATGTTACTGTAAAGGCTTCAAATACAAATGGTGATACTTTTGCAGTGAATGCCAACAATCCAATTATCAGCGGATTTACAATAACAGGTGCAACAGGTACAACAGCTCATTCTAACGTTGGTTCATCAGGAATCTACGTTGCAAATACTTACACCGCTACTATCTTAAATAACATTATAACAGGCAACTACAATGGTATTTATACCAATGGCGGAACATCCACCATCACAAATAACGTCGTTAATGCCAACACTCATGATGGTATTTCAACAGCAGGTACCAGTACAATTACAGGCAACACTATTACAAACAATGCCAATGGAGTAGATGTTAGATCAGGAACAGGTACAGTAAAAAGTAACACTATTACGAATAACAGGGATAATGGGGTTGCTGTAGAAAGCGCTTCTGCATCGAATCATGCAACAGCTACAATTCAAGGTAATGAAATTAGCTACAACAGCAATAATGGTATTTACTTTAGTAAAGGAGTTGGTAAAGCCTTAAGTAACAGCATTACAAATAACGGTGCGTCTGGTATTAGAGTAGTAGGGATAATAAGTGGATTTCCTACAATAAATTTCAACAGAATATTAAATAATAGAGTGCACGGCATATATCTTATATCAGGGATAGGAACCCTTAATGCAGAAAACAACTGGTGGGGTAAAAATACTGGCCCAACTACTGGATCTGCAGTTGGAACCGATACTTGTGATGAAGGTACATTAACTACACTTGATGCCAGTCCGTATATAAAACTCAGGGCAACTGCATCACCAGGTACAATTAACAACTATCAGACATCTCAGATTACAGCAGATTTAACATGGAACTCAAATAATGTGCAGCCTACTGGCGGCTATGTTCCAAATGGAATGGGTGCTACTTATTCTGTAAATTCATTTTATGGAACTGTGGACAGTCCAGCTTCTACAACAAACGGTAAAGCAACTTCTACATTCCATGCCAATGCATACACCCCAACACAGGTAACAGCACCAATCTCTGTTACAGTAGACGGCGTTACAGTTCCTGTGAATGTGGTGATTAATGCGGTGGTTGCCAATATTGGCATGACAATAACTAACAACGCCACTAATTCTAATGTCAATCCTTATGATATAATAAAGTATACTTTGACTTTGCATAATGCTGGCCCTCAAGATGCACATAATGTTGTACTTACCACTGTTCTGCCTTTAGGTTTAGCATGGTATTCTAGTCCAGATGGAACATGGAATTCAACTACAAGGACTATTACATGGGTTATAGGGACAATAGGCAATACAGCAGATATTATTAAAACTTTTGAAGTGCAAGCTTGTAATGTTGGTGCAGGTCAATGTTTAGCACCTGTTGCCAGTGAAAATCATACTGAGTATCCTGGAAGCAGTACAATAACAAGTAATCCGCTGTATATTAACAAATCACCAGTCGCTGTTTCAGTAACTGATAATACAAATGGTGGAAAGGTTAACGTTGGTGATTATGTAACATATACGATAACACTGCATAATGCAGGCCCTGATAATGCGGAGAATGTTTGGCTTAAAGTAATGCCATTAAACTTTGGATTGACCTATGTTTCCAGTGATGGCGGAGTTTATGACACATCGAGTAGAAGTATTATCTGGAATAACCTTGGAACTATAGCTCCTGGCGCTGACTTAGTTAAAACATTTACAGTGCTTGTAAATATCAACGGTGCAGGTAAAAATGTGCCAGTTAATGTATACCAGCAAAATGCTGCTACTAGGGCGTATACAACAGGAACTGACAGCATTTATGTGAAAAAATCGGTTTTAAGCATGACTTTGGCGGATAATACGACTGGGGGGCAGGCTCATGTCGGTGATTTAATTACTTATACAGTAACCATTCATAATGCAGGTCCTGACGACGCTGAAAATGTTAGTGCCCAAATTCTACCTTTAAGTTGTGGATTTGACTTTGTGTCATGTTCTGCTGGTGGGGTTTACAATAGCACTGCAAAAACCATAGCTTGGGACAGTTTAGGCAATGTTTCTAGTGGGGGAGATGTAGTACTTACTTATACTGTGCGTGTTAACAGCATAATAGCAGGTAAAACTATAACCAGCACTGCATCCGCCTGTCAGACGGGTTATACAACAAGACCAAAAGCGACAGACACCGTAAAAATTGTATCCTAG